In the Deinococcus ficus genome, one interval contains:
- a CDS encoding NADH-quinone oxidoreductase subunit J, producing the protein MMVAFILLGALALVGGVLTIAARNAVHAALGLVFTLLCVAGLFATMSASFLSATQVIVYAGAIMVLFLFVIMMLNANAPVTGQDPVPLVRELAGIGGALLAGALVVLAFTFKDPQPLAQGAEALREGSAGAVGENLLTRFLLPFEAVSILLLIAIIGAVALVQRPAAQPDGLPDDETAELPAGTAAPVTALTPTINTPGEVRA; encoded by the coding sequence ATGATGGTTGCTTTCATTCTTCTCGGCGCGCTCGCCCTGGTCGGCGGGGTGCTCACCATCGCCGCGCGCAACGCCGTGCACGCCGCGCTGGGCCTGGTGTTCACGCTGCTGTGCGTGGCGGGGCTGTTCGCCACCATGAGCGCATCGTTCCTGTCGGCCACGCAGGTCATCGTGTACGCCGGCGCGATCATGGTGCTGTTCCTGTTCGTGATCATGATGCTCAACGCCAACGCCCCCGTCACCGGGCAGGACCCCGTGCCGCTGGTGCGGGAACTCGCCGGGATCGGCGGGGCGCTGCTGGCCGGCGCGCTGGTCGTCCTGGCCTTCACCTTCAAGGACCCGCAGCCGCTCGCGCAGGGCGCCGAGGCCCTGCGTGAAGGCAGCGCCGGCGCGGTCGGCGAGAACCTCCTGACCCGCTTCCTGCTGCCCTTCGAGGCCGTGAGCATCCTGCTGCTGATCGCGATCATCGGCGCGGTCGCGCTCGTGCAGCGCCCCGCCGCGCAGCCCGACGGCCTGCCCGACGACGAGACGGCCGAACTGCCGGCCGGCACCGCCGCGCCCGTCACCGCCCTCACGCCCACCATCAACACCCCCGGGGAGGTGCGCGCCTGA
- the nuoD gene encoding NADH dehydrogenase (quinone) subunit D, whose protein sequence is MHTEIMSLNVGPQHPSTHGVLRLVVDMDGEFVTKVVPHMGYLHTGFEKTMENRTYQQNMTYAPRTDYLHSFSHELAYVLSAEKLMQAQVPERANVVRVILHELGRIHSHLVFVGTGLLDLGALTPLFYTFREKESVNDLFEAVCGYRMNQGYLRIGGLSRDIPDNWPAMVAAFCDQMDRGLDEYINLFAANPIFLDRATNIGIIPPEVAIDLGLTGPNLRASGVPLDHRKDNPYCGFEEYDFQVITKQTGDSLARFTIRMDEIRQSVNLIRQGLKKLRPGPIKDPNRKISLPPRHELETSMEAVIHHFKLVTEGFHPPLGEVYVPIESARGEVGYYLVSDGGSLPYRVKIRAPSFVNIQALEYACVGAQFADLITILATIDPVLGDVDR, encoded by the coding sequence ATGCACACCGAGATCATGTCCCTGAACGTCGGGCCGCAGCACCCCAGCACGCACGGCGTGCTGCGCCTCGTCGTGGACATGGACGGCGAGTTCGTCACCAAGGTCGTGCCGCACATGGGGTACCTCCACACGGGCTTCGAGAAGACCATGGAGAACCGCACGTACCAGCAGAACATGACGTACGCGCCCCGCACCGACTACCTGCACAGCTTCTCCCACGAGCTCGCCTACGTGCTCTCCGCGGAGAAACTCATGCAGGCCCAGGTGCCCGAGCGCGCCAACGTCGTGCGCGTGATCCTGCACGAACTCGGCCGCATCCACAGCCACCTCGTGTTCGTCGGCACCGGCCTGCTCGACCTCGGGGCCCTGACGCCGCTGTTCTACACCTTCCGTGAGAAGGAAAGCGTCAACGACCTGTTCGAGGCCGTCTGCGGCTACCGCATGAACCAGGGCTACCTGCGCATCGGCGGCCTGTCCCGCGACATCCCCGACAACTGGCCCGCCATGGTCGCCGCCTTCTGCGACCAGATGGACCGCGGCCTGGACGAGTACATCAACCTGTTCGCCGCCAACCCCATCTTCCTGGACCGCGCCACGAACATCGGCATCATCCCGCCCGAGGTCGCCATCGACCTGGGCCTCACCGGCCCGAACCTGCGCGCCTCCGGCGTGCCCCTCGACCACCGCAAGGACAACCCCTACTGCGGCTTCGAGGAATACGACTTCCAGGTCATCACCAAACAGACCGGCGACAGCCTGGCGCGCTTCACGATCCGCATGGACGAGATCCGCCAGAGCGTGAACCTGATCCGCCAGGGCCTGAAGAAACTGCGCCCCGGGCCCATCAAGGACCCCAACCGCAAGATCAGCCTGCCGCCCCGCCACGAACTCGAAACCAGCATGGAAGCGGTCATCCACCACTTCAAACTGGTCACCGAGGGCTTCCACCCGCCGCTCGGCGAGGTGTACGTGCCCATCGAGAGCGCGCGCGGCGAGGTCGGGTACTACCTCGTCTCGGACGGCGGCAGCCTGCCGTACCGCGTGAAGATCCGCGCCCCCAGCTTCGTGAACATCCAGGCGCTGGAGTACGCCTGCGTCGGCGCGCAGTTCGCGGACCTGATCACCATTCTCGCCACCATCGACCCCGTCCTCGGGGACGTGGACCGGTAA
- the nuoK gene encoding NADH-quinone oxidoreductase subunit NuoK, which translates to MVPTTYYLALSGILFALGMIGVLTRRTAIMVFLSVELMLNAANLSLVAFARSWGDLTGQTAVFIVMTLAAAEVAIGLAIIVSIFRKRETTNVDDLATLRG; encoded by the coding sequence ATGGTTCCCACCACGTACTACCTGGCCCTGAGCGGCATTCTCTTCGCGCTCGGCATGATCGGCGTCCTGACCCGCCGCACCGCGATCATGGTCTTCCTCAGCGTGGAACTCATGCTGAACGCCGCGAACCTCTCGCTGGTGGCCTTCGCCCGCAGCTGGGGCGACCTGACCGGGCAGACGGCCGTGTTCATCGTCATGACCCTGGCCGCCGCCGAGGTCGCCATCGGCCTGGCGATCATCGTGTCCATCTTCCGCAAACGCGAGACCACCAACGTGGACGACCTCGCCACCCTGAGAGGCTGA
- the nuoG gene encoding NADH-quinone oxidoreductase subunit NuoG, whose product MKVTVDGVELELPAGTSAIDAVFQAGSDVPYFCAHQYLSPIGACRMCLVEAGTPRKGKDGNFELDESGQPKIFYFPKPMASCTMQATEGMHIKTARTSEVVAKSQAGMMEFHLLNHPLDCPTCDKGGACELQDRAFEYGYGASRYGFDRRHADKHYALSEFVILDQERCIHCKRCVRYFEEIPGQEVLDFIERGGHTFIDTQEGGLPTGFQGNITDICPVGALLDNVARFRGRNWEYDHTPTTCTLCPVGCSVTVDARNGRLERIVAGENRDVNEMWICDAGRFGHSFANNDRLTQPMIREDGELRAATWDEAVAAIRTGMTGLNASDLALYASADLTLEEGAALEAFADATGTRSVDHFPRQPLLNSAPATLTDVATADAVVVIGADLMEEAPVVQLRVLEMLKGGLLPTEFLHGTAIADLRMVERPARRREQLAVIGSADTELAGHAGIRLTMAAPEALDALMKGGDPLLGATADLIAGAKNAVLILGHEALQGATEQTLRAIEAYAQRAKLKVLAIPAGANSLGLATLNLVPRQGGLNYAQLPQAQVAFLSGLDPVGAGRPGRAARFTVVHDTHFTATAAQADVVLPALTNYEKRGTTMNLEGRLLPLQQAALNGHESADLIRALTAVAEGLGLRPPVRGLRGAQALLESRLGSVASLPERGVVAAPTKRFEAPLAYEHRPVLWTERMLPTPLSSRALTPEYVDRLVEAGELPMYTPVHPGGDD is encoded by the coding sequence ATGAAAGTCACTGTAGACGGCGTGGAACTCGAACTTCCCGCCGGAACGAGCGCCATCGACGCCGTGTTCCAGGCGGGGAGCGACGTGCCGTACTTCTGCGCGCACCAGTACCTCTCCCCGATCGGCGCCTGCCGCATGTGCCTGGTGGAAGCCGGCACGCCCCGCAAGGGCAAGGACGGCAACTTCGAACTGGACGAAAGCGGCCAGCCGAAGATCTTCTACTTCCCCAAGCCCATGGCCTCCTGCACCATGCAGGCCACCGAGGGCATGCACATCAAGACCGCCCGCACCAGCGAAGTGGTCGCCAAGTCCCAGGCCGGCATGATGGAATTCCACCTGCTGAACCACCCGCTGGACTGCCCCACCTGCGACAAGGGCGGCGCGTGCGAACTGCAGGACCGCGCCTTCGAGTACGGGTACGGCGCCAGCCGCTACGGCTTCGACCGCCGCCACGCCGACAAGCATTACGCCCTCAGTGAATTCGTGATCCTGGACCAGGAACGCTGCATTCACTGCAAGCGCTGCGTGCGTTACTTCGAGGAAATCCCCGGCCAGGAAGTGCTGGACTTCATCGAACGCGGCGGGCACACCTTCATCGACACGCAGGAGGGCGGGCTCCCCACCGGCTTCCAGGGCAACATCACCGACATCTGCCCGGTGGGCGCGCTGCTGGACAACGTCGCCCGCTTCCGCGGCCGCAACTGGGAGTACGACCACACCCCCACCACCTGCACCCTGTGCCCGGTCGGGTGCTCGGTCACCGTGGACGCCCGCAACGGCCGCCTGGAACGCATCGTGGCCGGCGAGAACCGCGACGTGAACGAGATGTGGATCTGCGACGCCGGCCGCTTCGGGCACTCGTTCGCGAACAACGACCGCCTGACCCAGCCCATGATCCGCGAGGACGGCGAACTGCGCGCCGCGACCTGGGACGAGGCCGTCGCCGCGATCCGCACCGGCATGACCGGCCTGAACGCCAGCGACCTCGCCCTGTACGCCAGCGCCGACCTGACCCTGGAAGAAGGCGCGGCGCTCGAAGCGTTCGCGGACGCCACCGGCACCCGCAGCGTGGACCACTTCCCCCGCCAGCCCCTGCTGAACAGCGCCCCGGCCACCCTGACCGACGTCGCCACCGCCGACGCCGTCGTCGTGATCGGCGCCGACCTGATGGAAGAAGCGCCCGTGGTGCAGCTGCGCGTGCTGGAAATGCTCAAGGGCGGCCTGCTGCCCACCGAGTTCCTGCACGGCACCGCCATCGCCGACCTGCGCATGGTCGAGCGCCCCGCCCGCAGGCGCGAGCAGCTCGCCGTGATCGGCAGCGCCGACACCGAACTTGCCGGGCACGCCGGCATCCGCCTGACCATGGCCGCCCCCGAGGCCCTGGACGCCCTGATGAAGGGCGGCGACCCCCTGCTGGGCGCCACCGCCGACCTGATCGCCGGCGCGAAGAACGCCGTGCTGATCCTGGGCCACGAGGCCCTGCAGGGCGCCACCGAGCAGACCCTGCGCGCCATCGAGGCCTACGCCCAGCGCGCGAAGCTGAAGGTCCTGGCGATTCCCGCCGGCGCCAACAGCCTGGGGCTCGCCACCCTGAACCTGGTGCCCCGCCAGGGCGGCCTGAACTACGCCCAGCTGCCCCAGGCGCAGGTCGCGTTCCTGAGCGGCCTGGACCCCGTGGGCGCCGGCCGGCCCGGCCGCGCGGCGCGCTTCACGGTCGTGCACGACACGCACTTCACCGCGACCGCCGCCCAGGCCGACGTGGTTCTGCCCGCCCTGACCAACTACGAGAAGCGCGGCACCACCATGAACCTCGAAGGCCGCCTGCTGCCCCTGCAACAGGCCGCCCTGAACGGCCATGAAAGCGCCGACCTGATCCGCGCCCTGACCGCCGTCGCCGAGGGCCTGGGCCTGCGGCCCCCGGTGCGCGGCCTGCGCGGCGCGCAGGCGCTGCTGGAATCCCGCCTGGGGTCCGTGGCCAGCCTGCCCGAGCGCGGCGTGGTCGCCGCCCCCACCAAACGCTTCGAGGCGCCGCTCGCGTACGAGCACCGGCCCGTGCTGTGGACCGAGCGCATGCTCCCCACCCCGCTGTCCAGCCGCGCGCTGACGCCCGAGTACGTGGACCGCCTGGTCGAGGCCGGCGAACTGCCCATGTACACGCCCGTGCACCCCGGAGGTGACGACTGA
- the nuoE gene encoding NADH-quinone oxidoreductase subunit NuoE: protein MSYFADKQHVVDDIFSRYPTSPQGKRSALMPLLREVQDAEGFVSEERMAEIAALCGTTSTEVRSVMSFYSTYHTVPTGKYHLQVCATLMCALKGSDELWDTLVAELDVQPGEVTADGRFSVQKVECLGSCGTAPVVQINDEGFYENVGPRKCRHLLDELRADRKPEPDNPVPVTVNAEGRQAMASGEVVGASITGLTKLPGSGA, encoded by the coding sequence TTGAGTTACTTTGCAGACAAACAACACGTGGTGGACGACATCTTCAGTCGCTACCCCACTTCCCCCCAGGGCAAGCGCAGCGCGCTGATGCCGCTGCTGCGCGAGGTGCAGGACGCCGAGGGCTTCGTGTCCGAGGAACGCATGGCCGAGATCGCCGCGCTGTGCGGCACCACCTCCACCGAGGTCCGCTCGGTGATGAGCTTCTACTCGACCTACCACACCGTCCCCACCGGCAAGTACCACCTGCAGGTGTGCGCCACCCTGATGTGCGCCCTGAAAGGCAGCGACGAACTGTGGGACACGCTGGTCGCCGAACTGGACGTGCAGCCCGGCGAGGTCACCGCGGACGGCCGCTTCAGCGTGCAGAAGGTCGAGTGCCTGGGCAGCTGCGGCACCGCGCCCGTCGTGCAGATCAACGACGAGGGCTTCTACGAGAACGTCGGCCCCAGAAAGTGCCGTCACCTCCTGGACGAACTGCGCGCCGACCGCAAGCCCGAGCCGGACAACCCGGTGCCCGTCACCGTGAACGCCGAGGGCCGTCAGGCCATGGCGAGCGGTGAAGTGGTGGGCGCCAGCATCACCGGCCTGACCAAACTGCCCGGGAGCGGCGCATGA
- the nuoL gene encoding NADH-quinone oxidoreductase subunit L, whose amino-acid sequence MPLYLLPLLPLLGFALLMLLPKAFPGKTGGWLASGTVLAAFVIALTRYLGLGGTPDQETVIANWLPNMALGKNLSVGFYLDQLSSVMTLIITGIGFLIHVYSVSYMSHDAKFTRFFAFLNFFVSMMLILVLADSYPLMFVGWEGVGMASYLLIGFWFNGRNSEASDRDVREASDREAVANSNAARKAFIMNRIGDLGFMLGMFLLYKLYGTLNIPELAARVEGASVVQAGIELACLFLLVGAVGKSGQLPLTTWLPDAMAGPTPVSALIHAATMVTAGVYLVARSNFLYDLAPNASMWVAWVGALTALYGALSALNQHDIKKILAYSTVSQLGYMFLAVGLHSYSAGVFHLLTHAFFKALLFLCAGAVIHALHEEQDVRLMGGMRRFMPMTHLFSLMGVLAIAGIPIWSGFFSKDAILAAAFDANPLLYLIGLGVAFLTAFYMGRWYFLVWRGTYRGHVAHPHEADPIMLAPLGILAALATLGGFLNIPTFLGGNHAFDSFLSKAVPVHAHEIAHSTELILTLLAVGAGLGGLFWAWTEHRSGLLAHGPLGRTSAAALYLNDLYDGLFSNPSRGVAYGLDVVDRGVDGTVGGIARSASGTGTAFTWWQSGFVRAYAVSMLLGTALMVGYWALKTIGMGGGQ is encoded by the coding sequence ATGCCCCTGTACCTGCTCCCCCTGCTTCCCCTGCTGGGCTTCGCCCTGCTGATGCTGCTTCCCAAGGCCTTCCCCGGCAAGACCGGCGGCTGGCTCGCCAGCGGCACGGTCCTCGCGGCCTTTGTCATCGCCCTGACCCGCTACCTGGGCCTGGGCGGCACGCCCGACCAGGAAACCGTGATCGCCAACTGGCTGCCGAACATGGCCCTCGGCAAGAATCTCAGCGTGGGCTTCTACCTGGACCAGCTGTCCAGCGTCATGACCCTGATCATCACCGGGATCGGCTTCCTGATCCACGTGTACTCCGTGTCCTACATGAGCCACGACGCGAAGTTCACGCGCTTCTTCGCGTTCCTGAACTTCTTCGTGAGCATGATGCTGATCCTGGTGCTCGCCGACTCCTACCCCCTGATGTTCGTCGGGTGGGAAGGCGTGGGCATGGCCTCCTACCTGCTGATCGGCTTCTGGTTCAACGGCCGCAACAGCGAGGCCAGCGACCGTGACGTGCGCGAGGCCAGCGACCGCGAGGCCGTGGCGAACAGCAACGCCGCCCGCAAGGCCTTCATCATGAACCGCATCGGCGACCTGGGCTTCATGCTCGGCATGTTCCTGCTGTACAAGCTGTACGGCACCCTGAACATCCCCGAACTCGCCGCCCGCGTCGAGGGCGCCAGCGTCGTGCAGGCCGGCATCGAACTCGCCTGCCTGTTCCTGCTCGTCGGCGCGGTCGGCAAGAGCGGCCAGCTGCCGCTGACCACCTGGCTTCCGGACGCCATGGCCGGCCCCACGCCCGTCTCGGCGCTGATCCACGCCGCCACCATGGTCACCGCCGGCGTGTACTTGGTCGCCCGCAGCAACTTCCTGTATGACCTCGCCCCGAACGCCAGCATGTGGGTCGCCTGGGTGGGTGCCCTCACCGCGCTGTACGGCGCGCTCAGCGCCCTGAACCAGCACGACATCAAGAAGATCCTGGCGTACTCCACCGTCTCGCAGCTGGGGTACATGTTCCTGGCCGTCGGCCTGCACAGCTACTCGGCCGGCGTGTTCCACCTGCTCACCCACGCCTTCTTCAAGGCGCTGCTGTTCCTGTGTGCCGGCGCCGTGATCCACGCCCTGCACGAGGAACAGGACGTGCGGCTCATGGGCGGCATGCGCCGGTTCATGCCCATGACCCACCTGTTCTCCCTGATGGGCGTGCTCGCCATCGCCGGGATTCCCATCTGGAGCGGCTTCTTCAGCAAGGACGCGATTCTCGCTGCCGCCTTCGACGCCAACCCGCTGCTGTACCTGATCGGCCTGGGCGTGGCCTTCCTGACCGCCTTCTACATGGGCCGCTGGTACTTCCTGGTGTGGCGCGGCACGTACCGCGGGCACGTCGCCCACCCCCACGAGGCCGACCCCATCATGCTCGCGCCGCTGGGCATCCTGGCCGCGCTCGCCACGCTGGGCGGCTTCCTGAACATCCCCACCTTCCTGGGCGGCAACCACGCCTTCGACAGCTTCCTGAGCAAGGCCGTGCCCGTCCACGCGCATGAGATCGCGCACAGCACGGAACTGATCCTCACCCTGCTCGCCGTCGGCGCGGGCCTGGGCGGGCTCTTCTGGGCCTGGACCGAACACCGCAGCGGCCTGCTCGCGCACGGCCCGCTGGGCCGCACCAGCGCGGCCGCGCTGTACCTGAACGACCTGTACGACGGCCTCTTCAGCAACCCCAGCCGCGGCGTCGCCTACGGCCTGGACGTCGTGGACCGCGGCGTGGACGGCACCGTGGGCGGCATCGCACGCAGCGCCAGCGGCACCGGCACGGCCTTCACGTGGTGGCAGAGCGGCTTCGTGCGCGCCTACGCCGTGAGCATGCTGCTCGGCACCGCCCTGATGGTCGGCTACTGGGCCCTGAAGACCATCGGCATGGGAGGCGGCCAATAA
- the nuoI gene encoding NADH-quinone oxidoreductase subunit NuoI yields the protein MGVLSIAKGMGITMSKLFTKPLTVSYPEQRVTLQPRFRGRHVLTRHPGTGLEKCIGCSLCAAACPAYAIYVEAAENDPQNPVSPGERYAKVYEINMLRCIFCGMCEEACPTGAVVLGNEWEMADYRYGDFVYGKDDMLVGVEGSRPQRREAANKGKPVRLGFQVDGGARNELEGVTYPQ from the coding sequence ATGGGCGTGCTTAGCATCGCCAAGGGGATGGGCATCACCATGAGCAAGCTGTTTACCAAGCCGCTCACGGTGAGCTACCCCGAACAGCGCGTGACGCTGCAACCCCGCTTCCGGGGCCGGCACGTCCTGACCCGCCACCCCGGCACCGGCCTGGAAAAATGCATCGGCTGCTCTCTGTGCGCCGCCGCCTGCCCCGCCTACGCCATCTACGTCGAGGCGGCCGAGAACGACCCGCAGAACCCTGTCAGCCCCGGCGAACGCTACGCCAAGGTGTACGAGATCAACATGCTGCGCTGCATCTTCTGCGGCATGTGCGAGGAAGCCTGCCCGACCGGCGCGGTCGTGCTGGGCAACGAGTGGGAGATGGCCGACTACCGCTACGGCGACTTCGTGTACGGCAAGGACGACATGCTCGTCGGCGTGGAAGGCAGCCGCCCGCAGCGCCGCGAGGCCGCCAACAAGGGCAAACCCGTCCGCCTGGGCTTCCAGGTGGACGGCGGCGCCCGCAACGAACTGGAGGGGGTGACGTACCCGCAATGA
- the nuoF gene encoding NADH-quinone oxidoreductase subunit NuoF, producing the protein MTATEAPKPITSAKDPRFAPTLYAHVGQAESWTLEYYQRNGGYEGVKRAFAMGNDAVIEEVKKSGLRGRGGAGFATGLKWSFMPLNDGRQHIVLCNADESEPGTFKDRYLMSEDPHQLIEGMLIGGFAMRATLGYIYIRGEYVHAAERLWAAIKEARAAGLLGQNILGSGFDFDIQVHRGAGAYICGEETALMNSLEGLRANPRLKPPFPAAAGLYGLPTTINNVETFCAVTHILKYGADWHANMGTEKSKGMKLFQISGPVRKPGVYELPLGTTFRELIYDWAGGPTEEMKAIIPGGISCQLLPYTETILDTPMDYEALAAAGSSLGTGGVTLIPKSASIVNTTFNSVRFYAHESCGKCTPCREGISGWMVKMYEKLVRGKGQPGDTQLILDMADNIGGRSFCALADACLGPVLSSIKLFRAEYDLAEQGQLLQGGGRWRDE; encoded by the coding sequence ATGACCGCCACCGAGGCCCCCAAGCCGATCACCAGCGCCAAAGACCCCCGGTTCGCGCCCACCCTGTACGCGCACGTCGGCCAGGCCGAGAGCTGGACCCTGGAGTACTACCAGCGCAACGGCGGGTACGAGGGCGTGAAACGCGCCTTCGCGATGGGCAACGACGCCGTGATCGAGGAAGTCAAGAAGTCCGGCCTGCGCGGCCGCGGCGGCGCAGGCTTCGCCACCGGCCTGAAGTGGTCCTTCATGCCGCTGAACGACGGCCGCCAGCACATCGTGCTGTGCAACGCCGACGAGTCGGAACCCGGCACCTTCAAGGACCGCTACCTGATGAGCGAGGACCCGCATCAGCTGATCGAGGGCATGCTGATCGGCGGCTTCGCCATGCGCGCCACGCTGGGGTACATCTACATCCGCGGGGAGTACGTGCACGCCGCCGAGCGGCTCTGGGCGGCCATCAAGGAAGCCCGCGCGGCCGGGCTGCTCGGCCAGAACATCCTGGGCAGCGGCTTCGACTTCGACATCCAGGTGCACCGCGGCGCCGGGGCGTACATCTGCGGCGAGGAAACCGCCCTGATGAACTCCCTGGAGGGCCTGCGCGCCAACCCGCGCCTCAAGCCCCCCTTCCCGGCCGCGGCCGGTCTGTACGGCCTGCCCACCACCATCAACAACGTGGAAACCTTCTGCGCCGTCACGCACATCCTGAAGTACGGCGCCGACTGGCACGCGAACATGGGCACCGAGAAGAGCAAGGGCATGAAGCTCTTCCAGATCAGCGGCCCCGTGCGCAAACCCGGCGTGTACGAACTGCCGCTGGGCACCACCTTCCGCGAACTGATCTACGACTGGGCCGGCGGCCCCACCGAGGAGATGAAGGCCATCATCCCCGGCGGGATCAGCTGCCAGCTGCTGCCGTACACCGAAACCATCCTGGACACCCCCATGGATTACGAGGCGCTCGCCGCCGCCGGCAGTTCCCTGGGCACGGGCGGCGTCACATTGATCCCCAAGTCCGCGAGCATCGTGAACACCACCTTCAACAGCGTGCGCTTCTACGCGCACGAGTCCTGCGGGAAGTGCACGCCCTGCCGTGAAGGCATTTCGGGCTGGATGGTCAAGATGTACGAGAAGCTCGTGCGCGGCAAGGGGCAGCCCGGCGACACGCAACTCATCCTGGACATGGCCGACAACATCGGCGGGCGCAGCTTCTGCGCCCTGGCGGACGCCTGCCTGGGCCCGGTGCTGAGCAGCATCAAGCTGTTCCGCGCCGAGTACGACCTGGCCGAACAGGGCCAGCTGCTTCAGGGCGGCGGCCGCTGGAGGGACGAATGA
- the nuoH gene encoding NADH-quinone oxidoreductase subunit NuoH gives MPDWLATSLITLLKAILVILGLLTGFAYMTLVERKLLGRFQLRPGPNRVGPLGLLQPVADAIKSIFKEDINVTMADKVVYTIAPIISVTFALLAFGGIPAGPAGSLFGENPWVYNLDAGLLVLLAMTSMGVYGIFLGGWASGSKYPMLGGLRSSAQMISYELGMGLSLLGVLMLVGSTRLQDIVGWQAGNGWLLLFQMLGFVLFLVSAFAETNRAPFDLPEAEQELVAGFLTEYSAIKWALYQMAEYISMFTASAMMVTLFFGGWKGPQFLNGLIPGISEWPIVWFIAKMAFFVFFFIWVKASILRIRYDQLMRFGWKLVLPLALINTVLTAFYIAYFKASWGLWPLVLGSLIGVGLLIYVSDAVRSLWNTPGIRRAEDLSPRAHTVTPANRQTLGGD, from the coding sequence ATGCCCGACTGGCTCGCCACCTCACTCATCACGCTGCTCAAGGCCATCCTGGTGATCCTGGGCCTCCTGACCGGCTTCGCGTACATGACCCTGGTCGAACGCAAGCTGCTGGGCCGCTTCCAGCTGCGCCCCGGCCCGAACCGGGTGGGCCCGCTGGGCCTGCTGCAGCCCGTCGCGGACGCGATCAAGAGCATCTTCAAGGAAGACATCAACGTCACCATGGCCGACAAGGTCGTGTACACCATCGCGCCGATCATCAGCGTGACCTTCGCGCTGCTGGCCTTCGGCGGCATTCCCGCCGGTCCGGCCGGCAGTCTCTTCGGCGAGAACCCCTGGGTGTACAACCTGGACGCCGGGCTGCTGGTGCTGCTCGCCATGACCAGCATGGGCGTGTACGGCATCTTCCTGGGCGGCTGGGCGTCCGGGTCCAAGTACCCCATGCTGGGCGGCCTGCGCTCCAGCGCGCAGATGATCAGCTACGAACTGGGCATGGGCCTGAGCCTGCTGGGCGTGCTGATGTTGGTCGGCAGCACCCGGTTGCAGGACATCGTGGGCTGGCAGGCCGGCAACGGCTGGCTGCTGCTGTTCCAGATGCTGGGCTTCGTGCTGTTCCTGGTCAGCGCCTTCGCCGAGACCAACCGCGCGCCCTTCGACCTGCCGGAGGCCGAGCAGGAACTCGTCGCCGGGTTCCTCACCGAGTACAGCGCGATCAAGTGGGCGCTGTACCAGATGGCCGAGTACATCTCCATGTTCACCGCCAGCGCCATGATGGTCACCCTGTTCTTCGGCGGCTGGAAAGGCCCGCAGTTCCTGAACGGCCTGATCCCCGGCATCAGCGAGTGGCCGATCGTGTGGTTCATCGCCAAGATGGCCTTCTTCGTGTTCTTCTTCATCTGGGTCAAGGCCAGCATCCTGCGCATCCGCTACGACCAGCTCATGCGCTTCGGCTGGAAGCTGGTGCTGCCGCTGGCGCTGATCAACACCGTCCTGACCGCCTTCTACATCGCCTACTTCAAGGCCAGCTGGGGCCTGTGGCCGCTGGTGCTGGGCAGCCTGATCGGCGTGGGCCTGCTGATCTACGTCAGTGACGCCGTCCGCAGCCTGTGGAACACGCCCGGCATCCGCCGCGCCGAGGACCTCAGCCCCCGCGCCCACACCGTCACCCCCGCCAACCGCCAGACCCTCGGAGGCGACTGA
- a CDS encoding NADH-quinone oxidoreductase subunit C — MSDKTRPQDPNNPNMDVPLAGLGQQVGTGAHLAAPTTRDVTALIAELGLQEDDAAEPTAVVPAAQLRQVAQALKERGFMLMDSVGVDYLTYPELKPARFALLHNIYHPRDHRRVFLRVWLDGDEPHVDSLYPVWRAANYLEREVYDLVGIHFDGHPDLRKVLTPDDLEGHPLRKDFPLGESPTLFNDGRFLDPAAFRAGMTGQQTGLTGWRGSLRRGHTEARDDLPAVMPEGGPK, encoded by the coding sequence ATGAGCGACAAGACCCGCCCCCAGGACCCCAACAACCCCAACATGGACGTGCCCCTCGCCGGCCTCGGCCAGCAGGTCGGCACCGGCGCGCACCTCGCCGCCCCCACCACGCGTGACGTGACCGCCCTCATCGCCGAACTGGGCCTCCAGGAAGACGACGCGGCCGAACCCACCGCCGTGGTGCCCGCCGCCCAGCTGCGGCAGGTCGCACAGGCCCTCAAGGAGCGCGGCTTCATGCTGATGGACTCCGTCGGCGTGGACTACCTCACCTACCCCGAGCTGAAACCCGCCCGGTTCGCGCTGCTGCACAATATCTACCACCCCCGCGACCACCGCCGCGTGTTCCTGCGCGTCTGGCTGGACGGCGACGAACCCCACGTGGACAGCCTGTACCCCGTGTGGCGCGCCGCGAACTACCTCGAGCGCGAGGTGTACGACCTGGTCGGCATCCACTTCGACGGGCACCCGGACCTGCGCAAGGTCCTCACGCCCGACGACCTCGAAGGCCACCCGCTGCGCAAGGACTTCCCGCTGGGCGAGTCCCCCACCCTCTTCAACGACGGCCGCTTCCTGGACCCGGCCGCCTTCCGCGCCGGCATGACCGGCCAGCAGACCGGCCTGACCGGCTGGCGCGGCAGCCTGCGCCGCGGCCACACCGAGGCCCGTGACGACCTGCCGGCCGTGATGCCCGAAGGAGGTCCCAAGTGA